Within the Ensifer canadensis genome, the region AGATGCTGTTGATCGGTGGCGTGATCATGCTCGCTATGCGCTTCTTCGGCCGCAACCGCCAGCCGGCCTATGCCGGTCCGTCCGAGCGTTCGTCGGCCCACTCGCCTTCGACTGGCGTACCGTCGTTCAAGATCCCGAGCATCGGCGGTGGCCAGGCAGGCGGCCAATCGAATGCACGCCCGACCGTCGTACCGACACCAGCCCCCGTCACCGACGGCCCGGCCGATGAAATCGGTGTCGGCCAGTCCGATCTCGAACAGTTCGAGAAGATGCTGAAGGACGTTCAAGCAGCCTATGCGGCAGAGGACTACGGCACCCTGCGTCGTTTGACGACGCCGGAAGCCATGTCCTACCTGGCCGAAGAACTCAGCGACAACGCCACCAGCGGCGTCAAGAACGACGTCACCGAAGTCCATCTCGTCCAGGGCGATGTCGCCGAGGCCTGGTCGGAAAACGGCACCGACTTCGCGACCGTCGCCATGCGCTACGAGAGCATCGACGTCATGCGCGACCGTACGACCGGCAAGGTGATCAGCGGCGATCCGGACAACCTGACCGAAGCCGTCGAGCTTTGGACCTTCGTACGCAAGCCCGAAGGCGAATGGCAGGTGTCGGCGATCCAGGGCGTCGGGCACGCCTGATAGCGCCAACAATCCAAAACCTTTGAGACCCGGCCGGCCCATCCGACCGGGTCTTTTTTTGCGCTTGCGACACCGCCCGACTCTAGCGCGCGACGGGGTGAAGCGCAGGCCCACCTGGTTCGTGCAAGGACGCAGACGAGTGATAACTCCGCATCAGCCCGCAACCGGCTCCTCATCGCCGAGAAGGCGCTCGATCAGCGTCCGCAACCAGCGATGCCCCAGATCGCCGTCGCGACGACGATGCCAGATCTGCTCGAAGTCGAACAGCGGAATGGCAAAGGGCGGCTCGAAGACGACCAGCCCGTGACCGTCCCCCTGTGGAAGGATGCGGCGCGCCACGGTCAGGACAAGATCCGTGCCGCGCACCAAGCCCGGTGCGACGCTCCAATGCGGAACCGCAAGACAGATGCGGCGCGTCTTGCCGGTCGCCGCGAGCGCAAGATCGATCTCGTTGCCGGCGTCGCCACGCAATGACACCAGCACATGCGGTCGGGCGAGATAGTCACCAAGATCGATGGCCAGCGATCCGCCAAGCTGTGACGCGTCGGCAAGGCAGGCAAAGCTTTCCCGAAAGAGCAACGATGATCGGATGCCTCCGCCGTGCGTCGGGAACACGCCCAGCGCCAGATCGATCTCGCCGTCCACCACCTGCGACGCCATGACCTCGCGGCTCGCCTGGCTGACGATCAGATCGATATATGGTGCCTCGGCCCGCAGGGTCGCCATCAGCTTCGGCAGCAGAACGGCAGCCCCGTAATCCGACATTGCCAATCGGAACACATGCCGCTCCGTTGCGGGATCAAAACCTGCGGGCGCAAGCAACGACCGCACGCGACCCATGGCCTCCACGAGCCGTGGCGCGAGCTCAAGCGCCCGTATGGTCGGCTCCAGCCGCCCGCCGTGGCGCACCAGCAGGGGATCATCGAAGAGTTCGCGCAAGCGCGCCAGCGCATGGCTGACCGCAGGCTGGCTCTT harbors:
- a CDS encoding Tim44 domain-containing protein: MAMQRFGRALAMMAIGLTVALTVVDVAEARRSGGGFGSRGTRTFSQPPATRTAPTNAAPIDRTMTPRQDAGPTTTNPGAAQTRPAGANTPNARPGFFSGFGGSLLGGLMVGGLIGMLMGGGFGGAAGFLGLIVQMLLIGGVIMLAMRFFGRNRQPAYAGPSERSSAHSPSTGVPSFKIPSIGGGQAGGQSNARPTVVPTPAPVTDGPADEIGVGQSDLEQFEKMLKDVQAAYAAEDYGTLRRLTTPEAMSYLAEELSDNATSGVKNDVTEVHLVQGDVAEAWSENGTDFATVAMRYESIDVMRDRTTGKVISGDPDNLTEAVELWTFVRKPEGEWQVSAIQGVGHA
- a CDS encoding LysR family transcriptional regulator encodes the protein MNNLTGIDLNLLVVLDALLTERHVSRAAVRLNKSQPAVSHALARLRELFDDPLLVRHGGRLEPTIRALELAPRLVEAMGRVRSLLAPAGFDPATERHVFRLAMSDYGAAVLLPKLMATLRAEAPYIDLIVSQASREVMASQVVDGEIDLALGVFPTHGGGIRSSLLFRESFACLADASQLGGSLAIDLGDYLARPHVLVSLRGDAGNEIDLALAATGKTRRICLAVPHWSVAPGLVRGTDLVLTVARRILPQGDGHGLVVFEPPFAIPLFDFEQIWHRRRDGDLGHRWLRTLIERLLGDEEPVAG